In the Armatimonadota bacterium genome, TCGTCCCACCGGGCGGGATCGTGCCCGAACCACCGACGCAGCGCGTCGCTGGGGGCCAGGTCACGGTACCAGTGGTCGATGCGCGCCCGCGCCTTCGACAGCCCGCGTGGCCAGAGGCGGTCCACCAGCACGCGGACGCCGTCTGCGGGCTCGGGCGGGTCATACACGCGTCGCACCCGGATCATGGACGGGCCTTCACACGGACGCAGCGCCCGATGGACGTGGCAGCCCACCTCCCTTTCCACGTTCCACGTGCCCCCGCCGGCGTCCCTGCGCGGACGGCAGCCCGCAGAACGTACGGTGCGCGGCGCCGGCATCACCCGGTCGCCGCCATTGCAGCCCCCGATCGAACAGGCGGGACCGCGCCGGCGCGGACGCCCGCCCAGCACCGGACGGCCGGGGGCCGCAGCCAACGGTCCGTATGACGGCCGCAGCCCCCGGCGCCGGCGGGGTCCTTGAAATCAGAACCGATCCGGGAACTGCTTGACGATCCCGTCGGTCAGCGCATCAGCGATCTTGTAGAGGTGCTTGACCATCATGTCCCACACCTCGGCCTCTCGTGCCCAGTCCCGGCGACGCGTCGCATCGATGGCGGCCACGTGATGGGCAGCATGGGCCCCCAACAGCGAGAGCACGGCGTCCTTGGGGAGATTGGGATTCGCGCCGTTGAGAAACGCGGCGATCTCCCCGGCGTTCTTGGTCATCCGATCCACGGCGGCCTTCCTGCGCGTCTCGTTTCCTTCCAGGGTCGCGTCGAGGAACGCCTTCACCGCACGATAGTGGCCAGTGAAAAGGTTGCCAAACGCCGTCGCGGCGTCCTGGCCATACAACGGTGCCAGCGCCTGCCCGATGGCGCGCGCGTTCTCCACCGCCTTCCGGTCGGCGACGCGTGCCGCCTCCCGGTCGCCCAGCCGTGTCGCAACGACCACGGTCCGCACCCACACGGCGTGCCCCACCAGCAGATCCCGCAGAGCAGCCTGCAGCTCGGTAGCCTTGCCAGCGGCAGCCTCGACTCGTACCGCCGGCACCACCGCTGCCAGTATCGCCAACGTGGCCACCCAGACGTACCACTTGTCCGCTCGCACCATGCGCGCCTCCTTGCCATGGACTCCCCCGCCGGCGATCCGGGCCGCGCCCGCGCTCCTCCGTGCGACGCACCACCTCCCCGGCGCGGCGCGCTTGCCAATGACACTAGCACGGCAGGTTCATTTGTGTCAATAACAACTGATGTTTATGATGAAAATCATGCATACAATTTGACCGGCGGGCAGGTTTTTGGTACGCTCAGAGCATGCGCGAGACGCGAGCGCGCATCGTCGACCTGCTGCGCCGCCGAGGGCCTCTGACGGTCGAGGACCTTGCCCGCGCCCTGCATGTCACCCGCACGGCCGTTATCGGTCACCTGGCCGCGCTGCAGGCGGACGGGTTCGTGACGCGGCGGGGACTACGGCCTGGCATTCGGCGCCCCGCCGTGCTCTACGGGCTGACGCCGGCTGCTGACGCCCTCTTCCCCAAGGCGTACGAGGAGTTCGCCGCACTGGTCCTCGCGGACCTCAAGCGACGCAGCCCCGGCCACCTTCGTCGCCTCCTCCGGCGCATTGCCGATGCCTGGATCGCCCGCGACCTGCCGCGGGTCGCGCCGTTGCGTGGCCGGGAGCGCCTGACCCGCGCTACGGAGATCCTGGCCGAGCGTGGCTTCATGCCAACCCTCGAACGAACTCGCACTGGCTACGTGCTGCGGGAGCACAACTGCCCCCTGATGCGCCTGGCTGTCGACCACGTCGAGGTGTGCGACATGGTGCACCGGTGGTTAGAGGCCCTGGTGGGCGCGCAGCTGATCCGGGTGCGCTGCCTGCGGCAGGGAGATCCGTACTCGGCATACGCGCTGGGCCCGCCGGCTGAGGGCGGCCGCACGAGGAGGACACCCGCCCGGCACCCCGGCGGCCGCCCACGGCGGGCGCGATAAGGCACCACCGGCCCCTCTCGTGGACGAGGAGGTCCGCGCCAAGACGTCACAGGAGCCGACGAGGGGAAACCAGAACTGGTCGTCTACCGATCACGCGGAAAGGACAGCACGCGATGACGACCACGTCTGCCTTCAACGACCTCGTCCGCAGCTTCGTCGCCGACTACCTGGAGTTCTACCCAACGCTGGGGAGCCGGTTGGGCTTGCACCTCTACGACGGCCGCACCGAGGACTACACGCGCCCGGCCATCGACCACTGGCTGCGCACGCTGACGCGCTGGGAGCGCCGCCTGGCGGGGCTGCCCCGCGAGAGCCTGTCCCCCGCTGAACAACACGACGCAGCGCTGCTGGAGGCCGCCATCGCGCACGAGCGGTTCGCCTGGGAGCACCTGCGCGACCACGAGCGCAACCCGCTGTGGGGGAACGACGCCCTGGACGTCACGCCCTACCTCAAGCGCAACTACGCGCCGCTCCACGAGCGGCTCCGCGCCCTGGCGAGCCACCTGGAGCACGTGCCCGGGTACCTGGAGCAGCTCCGCGGCCACCTCCAGCCGCCCCTGGCGCGTCCGCTCCTGACCACCACCCTGGAGGTCTACCAGGGCTACCTGGCGTTCCTGACCGACACCCTGCCGGCCGAGATCGCCCGTACCGACGACGCGGCCGTCCGCGCCCGCGCGGCCGAGGCGGCCGAGCGCGCCGTCCAGGCGCTCCGGGACCACCTCGCCTACCTGGACGCCGCCCGCGCCCGCACCACCGACGCCTTTGCCATCGGCGAGGAGCTGTTCCGCGAGATGCTGCGGACCGGCGAGCTGGTCGACGTGCCGCTGGATCGGCTGCTGGCACTGGGCGAGGAGGAGCTGGCGCGCCTGCACGACGACGTGCGCGCCACCGCCGCGCGTCTGGCGCCGGGGGCCGATCCCCGCCAGGTCGTCGCCCAGCTCGGGCAGGACCACCCGCCGGCCGAGCGGCTGCTGGACGAGACCCGCGCGCTGCTGGAGGACCTGCGCCGTTTCCTGCTCGACCGGGCCATCGTCACGCTCCCCGACGAGGAGCGGCCCCGGGTCGACCAGACGCCGCCGTTTGCCCGGTGGGCCTTCGCCATGATGGACACCGCCGGGCCCTTCGAGACGACGGCGACGGAGTCGTACTACTACGTCACGCTGCCCGATCCGGCCTGGACGCCCGAGCAGCGCGCGCAATGGCTGACGAAGTTCGACTACGCCACGCTGAAGGCGGTCAGCATCCACGAGGCGTACCCCGGGCACTTCGTCCACTTCCTCTACGGGGTGAACCGGGCACCTTCCATGGCCGCCCGGGTCTTCACCGCGTACTCGTTCGTCGAGGGCTGGGCCCACTACTGCGAGGAGATGATGCTGGAGGCGGGGGTGGACCCCAGCCCGCGGTTCCGGCTGGCCTGCCTGAGCGAGGCCTTGGTGCGCGTCGTGCGCTACCTGGCGGCGATCCGCATGCACGCTGGCGGGATGCCGCTGGACGAGGCCGCGCGCATGTTCCGCGAGCACGCGTTCATGGAGCCCATCACCGCCGAGAAGGAAGCGGTACGGGGCACCTTCGATCCGGGCTACCTCAACTACACCCTGGGCAAGTTCCTGCTGCGGCGGCTGCGCGACGACTACCGGACCGAGCTGGGGCCGGCCTTTTCGCTGCGGGCGTTCCACGACCGGCTGATCGCCCTGGGCGCGCCGCCATTCCCTCTGGCCCGCCGCCTCCTGCTGACCAAGCCCGGCGGCCCGCTCCTGTAGGCACCCCTACCCGCCCCCAGCCGCCAGGATAGCGAATCGCTGCGGACGGGGTCGGGGAGACCCCCTCACCACCGGACGAGCGGCCGGTTCCCCAGCGACGCGCAACGGCGGGCTATTGGGCTGGCTCCTCGGGCGGATCCGCCGGCTGATCCGCAGGCCGTTCGGCCTGCTGCCCCTGCGCGAGGCGCTGCCGGCGCAGCTCTTCGGCCTTGGCCCTCGCGGCGGCCAGCCGTTCCTCACGGCTCATCTGCTCGGCGGGCCTGGCTGCTGTCGCCGGTGGCGGGGCAGAGGCGGGTGCGGGCTGGGTGGCCGCGGCGGTGGCCTGCGGCGCCGGCGCGGGAGCATCGCCCGGACTCCGCGGCGCGCCTGCAGCGGCCCTGGGCGCAGCAGCCGGCGCCTTGGACGCGGCCTCGCGCGCGAGCTCGGTGGTGCGCGGCGGACGCTCGTCCTCGCGTCCGAGGAAGTCGGCACGCAGATGCCGCGCCAGGTAGTCGGCGACCTCCTGCACCTTCGAGGCGTCGCCGTTCATGGCGGCGTCCACGAGCGTCCGGTCGACCCGGTAGCTTTGAACCGTCTTGCCGTCGCTGAAGTGGACCAGCGGATGGCCCTTGGAGTCCTCGAGGACCAGGACGTCGACCTGCACGCCGGCGCGGCTGAGCACGTCGCGGGCCAGGGCGGCCACCCACTGCCGCCGCCCCTCCAGCTGCTGGCCCGGTCCGGGCAACAGGGTCGCCGCCACCGTGCGCGTGGCCAGGGGGTTGGGGTCGAGCGCCGGGCCGCGGGCGGCCGCGCGCTTCTTCCGGCTCGCCTCACCCAGCTCGGCCAGCAGGTCCATGGCCGCCACCAGAAAGGCGAACAGGTAGAACACGAACACGGCCAGCGTCAGCGACCAGTAGCGCAGGAACGCGTTGAGATCCATCGACTCCCTCGTGCGCGTCGGCGTGGTCCGATGCCGGCTGTTCTAATTGCCCGCGTCCGTCCGGTCTTCCTGCCGTCCCGCCAGCGCTTGCAGGCACGCCCGGGCGGCGGCCAGCGCCTGCGCCCGGTGGCTGTGACGGTTCTTCTCCTCCAACGACAGCTCGGCCACCGTCTT is a window encoding:
- a CDS encoding DUF488 family protein, translated to MIRVRRVYDPPEPADGVRVLVDRLWPRGLSKARARIDHWYRDLAPSDALRRWFGHDPARWDEFRRRYREELVAAGRWEQVRALAAQARRQTVTLLFAAKDIRHNNAVALAEILRRVAAGRQRR
- a CDS encoding ArsR family transcriptional regulator yields the protein MRETRARIVDLLRRRGPLTVEDLARALHVTRTAVIGHLAALQADGFVTRRGLRPGIRRPAVLYGLTPAADALFPKAYEEFAALVLADLKRRSPGHLRRLLRRIADAWIARDLPRVAPLRGRERLTRATEILAERGFMPTLERTRTGYVLREHNCPLMRLAVDHVEVCDMVHRWLEALVGAQLIRVRCLRQGDPYSAYALGPPAEGGRTRRTPARHPGGRPRRAR
- a CDS encoding DUF885 domain-containing protein, producing the protein MTTTSAFNDLVRSFVADYLEFYPTLGSRLGLHLYDGRTEDYTRPAIDHWLRTLTRWERRLAGLPRESLSPAEQHDAALLEAAIAHERFAWEHLRDHERNPLWGNDALDVTPYLKRNYAPLHERLRALASHLEHVPGYLEQLRGHLQPPLARPLLTTTLEVYQGYLAFLTDTLPAEIARTDDAAVRARAAEAAERAVQALRDHLAYLDAARARTTDAFAIGEELFREMLRTGELVDVPLDRLLALGEEELARLHDDVRATAARLAPGADPRQVVAQLGQDHPPAERLLDETRALLEDLRRFLLDRAIVTLPDEERPRVDQTPPFARWAFAMMDTAGPFETTATESYYYVTLPDPAWTPEQRAQWLTKFDYATLKAVSIHEAYPGHFVHFLYGVNRAPSMAARVFTAYSFVEGWAHYCEEMMLEAGVDPSPRFRLACLSEALVRVVRYLAAIRMHAGGMPLDEAARMFREHAFMEPITAEKEAVRGTFDPGYLNYTLGKFLLRRLRDDYRTELGPAFSLRAFHDRLIALGAPPFPLARRLLLTKPGGPLL